One genomic segment of Candidatus Nitrosocosmicus arcticus includes these proteins:
- a CDS encoding DNA double-strand break repair nuclease NurA, protein MPDLYLDAIKNKEKKLSSIHGDEFDDLLKIASTKWVEYEPVKKPSFSVGVDSSWNKKSFQGIDLFVIDSVAVSSHNQVLGSKWDYGISNITGDSLSAKAMKMEIDLTKCVLDQKPDYVCVDGSIISNLIHNKNVSYRENVQSLFGNDQKSDVLFISKNSTSKNQFKEFGSRAADIYYYNKLGYKTGFSLANKNNFISDTLAVVEIYARLTAYVPLIKIEIINRTHITKPEIQNLVDGLCYHSIKGYPYCLKLAHQSCKITNNDVKRLASLYGFKNEFGSRDSLNE, encoded by the coding sequence TTGCCCGACTTATATCTGGATGCTATCAAAAATAAAGAAAAAAAGCTTTCATCCATCCACGGAGATGAATTTGACGATCTTTTAAAGATCGCATCTACTAAGTGGGTGGAATATGAACCTGTAAAAAAACCTTCTTTTAGTGTGGGTGTTGATAGTAGCTGGAATAAAAAATCCTTTCAGGGAATCGATCTGTTTGTTATTGATAGTGTCGCAGTCAGCTCACATAATCAGGTGTTGGGATCAAAATGGGATTACGGGATTTCTAATATTACCGGCGATTCTCTGAGTGCTAAAGCTATGAAAATGGAAATCGACCTAACTAAATGCGTATTGGATCAAAAACCAGATTATGTTTGTGTCGATGGATCCATAATATCTAATCTAATTCATAACAAAAATGTATCTTATAGAGAAAACGTTCAGAGCCTCTTTGGTAATGATCAAAAGAGTGATGTTTTGTTTATTTCCAAAAATTCTACATCAAAAAATCAGTTCAAGGAATTTGGATCAAGAGCAGCGGATATTTATTATTATAATAAATTGGGATATAAGACCGGATTTAGTCTTGCAAATAAAAATAACTTTATCTCTGATACTTTAGCTGTAGTGGAAATATATGCAAGGCTTACTGCCTATGTTCCGTTAATAAAGATTGAAATCATAAATAGAACCCATATTACCAAACCTGAAATTCAAAATCTAGTCGATGGTTTGTGCTATCACAGCATCAAGGGATATCCTTATTGTCTAAAGCTTGCCCACCAGTCATGCAAAATAACCAACAATGATGTGAAAAGACTGGCTAGTCTATATGGATTTAAGAATGAGTTTGGATCAAGGGATTCTCTAAACGAATAA
- a CDS encoding cupredoxin domain-containing protein produces MKLLALTTIFLLTVTIGYAQSEANAQEGEFTLTINPGATNSDSLNPIEPVNVTIPVGASVVWLNKDSVYHQIVSGTPEAGPTNIFYGDFFGPNESYNRTFDSAGVIDYYDPIWTNIKGQITTVSENNTESGFGTTSSNFTTSNDANRENGTPLTNEPTQSSTSEAFQSNNVNTPDVGNSIQPQSGIIGENTQSFTTDQQQQPVQQQPVQQQPVQQQPVQQPTEQIVQDQLQIPQHDTIDSFKANGKINSFIVTSSSAWNATGDWNMIVENGEMKNFVTNMAWFNGTTGHTHDFLNFDSSGEIELPPDNILTIDGDMDVASNGVISWDGVESTINIGGGGKTITISVDHEDTDHHFAGQSIVGTVTSLTPCSDSPGASMEILPTCN; encoded by the coding sequence TTTGACTGTCACTATAGGTTATGCTCAGTCAGAAGCAAATGCTCAAGAAGGAGAATTCACCCTTACAATTAACCCAGGTGCGACTAATAGTGATAGTCTAAACCCGATAGAACCAGTTAACGTTACAATACCAGTAGGAGCTTCCGTTGTTTGGCTTAACAAGGATTCTGTTTATCATCAAATAGTGTCCGGGACCCCCGAGGCAGGTCCAACAAATATCTTCTATGGAGATTTTTTTGGTCCGAATGAGTCTTACAATAGGACTTTTGATTCAGCTGGTGTCATCGATTATTACGATCCTATCTGGACAAATATCAAGGGCCAGATTACAACGGTAAGTGAGAACAATACAGAGTCAGGATTTGGTACAACTAGCAGTAATTTCACAACAAGTAATGATGCAAATAGAGAGAATGGAACACCCTTGACCAATGAGCCTACACAATCATCGACCAGCGAAGCATTCCAATCAAATAATGTCAACACACCCGATGTAGGCAATTCAATTCAACCTCAATCAGGAATAATTGGAGAGAATACCCAGTCATTTACTACGGATCAGCAACAGCAACCAGTGCAACAGCAACCAGTGCAACAGCAACCAGTGCAACAGCAACCAGTGCAACAACCTACAGAACAAATCGTACAAGACCAACTCCAAATACCACAACATGATACCATCGATAGTTTTAAAGCAAATGGAAAAATCAATTCTTTCATTGTAACATCATCAAGCGCCTGGAATGCAACTGGAGATTGGAATATGATAGTAGAAAATGGTGAAATGAAAAATTTTGTCACCAACATGGCATGGTTTAATGGTACCACCGGTCATACACATGATTTTCTGAATTTTGATTCAAGTGGCGAAATAGAACTACCTCCAGACAACATATTAACCATAGATGGAGATATGGACGTAGCTTCTAATGGAGTCATATCCTGGGATGGCGTTGAATCAACAATTAATATTGGAGGTGGAGGCAAAACTATAACTATATCAGTAGATCATGAAGATACCGACCACCATTTCGCAGGACAATCAATTGTGGGAACAGTTACATCACTGACACCCTGTTCAGACAGTCCAGGAGCTAGTATGGAAATATTACCCACATGTAATTAG